A window of the Deinococcus aquiradiocola genome harbors these coding sequences:
- a CDS encoding MFS transporter: MTVPAHPTQAASSARIVTASTAGFTLMFAVWVMFAIIGLPMRKQFHLSDAQFTLLTALPVLTGSLLRLPGGMLADRFGGRRPFVLLTVLSALASLAVAYAPDFRTLLWLAPLVGLSGVSFAVGSAWIAQWVNGDRRGLALGTFGAGNAGASITKLAAPLLIAVVPLGAAGGLLPGGWRVVPLLFSVLLLASAALIWRSTPDDRARARAPRPLSAWLSPLCLPQVWRFGLYYVVFFGAYVALSLYLPKYYVDHYRVALPQAGLLTALFIFPASLLRPLGGYLSDRFGARGTTIAAFAVMLLALLPLALTAEFALLPFLMLTLLLGVGMGIGKASTYKLVSNHYPQEMGVVGGLVGLLGGLGGFFLPLMFSALKGQTGLIQAAPMVLLPLTALSAAVFLTGMLQVRRRETGTAVLPAASD, encoded by the coding sequence ATGACCGTGCCCGCTCACCCCACCCAAGCCGCGTCTTCTGCCCGTATCGTGACCGCCTCGACCGCCGGGTTCACGCTGATGTTCGCCGTGTGGGTCATGTTCGCCATCATCGGCCTGCCCATGCGCAAGCAGTTTCACCTGAGCGACGCGCAGTTCACGCTGCTCACCGCCCTGCCCGTCCTGACGGGATCGCTGCTGCGCCTGCCCGGCGGCATGCTCGCCGACCGCTTCGGGGGCCGCCGTCCCTTCGTGCTGCTCACGGTGCTGTCGGCCCTGGCGTCCCTGGCGGTCGCCTACGCACCGGACTTCCGGACGCTGCTGTGGCTCGCGCCGCTCGTGGGGCTGTCCGGTGTGAGCTTCGCGGTCGGCAGCGCCTGGATCGCGCAGTGGGTCAACGGCGACCGGCGCGGCCTGGCCCTGGGGACCTTCGGGGCGGGCAACGCCGGGGCGAGCATCACCAAGCTCGCCGCTCCCCTCCTCATCGCGGTCGTCCCGCTCGGCGCGGCGGGCGGACTGCTGCCCGGCGGGTGGCGGGTGGTGCCGCTGCTGTTCAGCGTGCTGCTGCTCGCCTCGGCTGCCCTGATCTGGCGGTCCACGCCGGACGACCGCGCCCGGGCGCGCGCGCCCCGCCCCCTGAGCGCGTGGCTCAGCCCGCTGTGCCTCCCGCAGGTCTGGCGGTTCGGTCTGTACTACGTGGTGTTCTTCGGCGCGTATGTCGCCCTGAGCCTCTACCTCCCGAAGTACTACGTGGATCACTACCGCGTGGCGCTGCCGCAGGCGGGCCTGCTCACGGCGCTGTTCATCTTCCCGGCGAGCCTGCTGCGACCACTGGGCGGGTATCTCTCGGACCGCTTCGGGGCGCGCGGCACCACGATCGCCGCGTTCGCGGTGATGCTGCTCGCCCTGCTGCCCCTGGCCCTCACCGCTGAGTTCGCCCTCCTGCCGTTCCTGATGCTCACGCTGCTGCTGGGCGTCGGCATGGGGATCGGCAAGGCCAGCACCTACAAGCTCGTCAGCAACCACTACCCGCAGGAGATGGGCGTGGTGGGCGGCCTGGTCGGCCTGCTCGGCGGTCTGGGCGGCTTCTTCCTGCCGCTGATGTTCAGCGCCCTCAAAGGACAGACCGGGCTGATCCAGGCTGCACCGATGGTGCTGTTGCCGCTCACGGCCCTCAGCGCGGCCGTCTTCCTGACCGGAATGCTGCAGGTTCGTCGCCGCGAGACGGGCACCGCCGTGCTCCCCGCCGCATCCGACTGA
- a CDS encoding molybdopterin oxidoreductase family protein — translation MSKTVRTTCPYCAVQCNFDLHLEDGLAVKITPTKECAVAGGTVCKKGLASLSDLRHKDRLTSPLLRVNGELRPVSWQEALDAFAARVGPLLDSDPAQLGVFGSGALTNEKTYLLGKLARVGFGTPNIDYNGRFCMSSAATAMNRSFGLDRGLGFPLADIAKSDLILLFGANVAETLPPVMQYLKAAKDRGARIVNIDPRATPGLAQVQLSPLPGTDHLIAGLLLNLLNGWGRLRPSAPADGTDEVLAAVQDLTLNGVAESCGVDAADLLRLARSYAQAHLPLILSGRGPEQQVNGTDTVSSLINLAFLSGHFGRPGGGYGTLTGQGNGQGGREHGQKNDQLPGYRHLKDPADRQFMADFWGVPETGLPGVGLSAQELFLACGEEVRALIVIGSNPAVSAPGAARVRERLAALDFLVVIDVLPSETAMMADLVLPGSMWAEEEGTTTNLEGRVQRRRRAMTVPGLAREDWRIMCDLAHAAGRGEKFTYPDFAALQAEFFAATRGGRADYSGLSAARLDVQTYQWPVTHDAHPGTPHPYFAPYRTPTGRARLHPVAMQTPPRAALTLTTGRIAGQYQSGTQTRRNPGLKGVADVQMHPDTARVHGLMHGQPVVLSGPDGETTLPANVTPKVRPGVAFVAFHWPFSANELTSATTLDPHSRMPAFKSAVLNASATSRASSPALSTASPPGSQVRTAYRKEPS, via the coding sequence GTGAGCAAGACCGTACGCACCACCTGCCCCTACTGCGCCGTCCAGTGCAACTTCGACCTGCACCTGGAGGACGGACTGGCGGTCAAGATCACGCCCACCAAGGAATGTGCCGTGGCCGGCGGCACCGTCTGCAAGAAGGGGCTCGCGTCCCTGTCCGACCTGCGTCACAAAGACCGCCTCACCTCCCCGCTGCTCCGCGTCAACGGCGAACTTCGCCCCGTCAGCTGGCAGGAAGCGCTGGACGCGTTCGCCGCACGCGTCGGCCCGCTGCTCGACTCGGACCCGGCGCAGCTCGGCGTCTTCGGCAGCGGCGCCCTCACCAACGAGAAGACCTACCTGCTCGGCAAGCTCGCACGCGTGGGGTTCGGCACGCCGAACATCGACTACAACGGCCGCTTCTGCATGAGCAGTGCCGCCACCGCCATGAACCGCAGCTTCGGCCTGGACCGGGGCCTGGGCTTCCCGCTCGCCGACATCGCCAAGTCCGACCTGATCCTGCTGTTCGGTGCGAACGTCGCCGAGACGCTCCCGCCCGTCATGCAGTACCTCAAGGCCGCGAAGGACCGTGGCGCGCGCATCGTCAACATCGACCCGCGTGCCACGCCGGGCCTCGCGCAGGTGCAGCTCAGCCCGCTGCCCGGCACCGACCACCTCATCGCGGGCCTGCTGCTCAACCTGTTGAACGGCTGGGGCCGCCTGCGGCCCAGCGCGCCCGCCGACGGCACGGACGAGGTGCTGGCCGCCGTGCAGGACCTCACCCTGAACGGCGTGGCCGAGAGCTGCGGCGTGGACGCCGCCGACCTGCTGCGCCTCGCCCGCTCCTACGCGCAGGCGCACCTGCCGCTCATCCTGAGCGGGCGCGGCCCGGAACAGCAGGTCAACGGTACCGACACCGTCAGCAGCCTGATCAATCTCGCGTTCCTGTCCGGGCACTTCGGGCGGCCCGGCGGCGGGTACGGCACCCTGACCGGGCAGGGCAACGGGCAGGGCGGCCGCGAACACGGTCAGAAGAACGACCAGCTGCCCGGCTACCGTCACCTGAAGGACCCGGCCGACCGTCAGTTCATGGCGGACTTCTGGGGCGTGCCCGAGACGGGCCTGCCCGGAGTGGGCCTCAGCGCACAGGAACTGTTCCTGGCGTGCGGCGAGGAGGTTCGCGCCCTGATCGTCATCGGGAGCAACCCGGCCGTCAGTGCGCCCGGCGCGGCACGCGTCCGTGAACGCCTCGCCGCGCTCGACTTCCTCGTGGTGATCGACGTGCTGCCCTCCGAGACGGCCATGATGGCCGACCTGGTGCTGCCCGGCAGCATGTGGGCCGAGGAGGAGGGCACCACCACCAATCTCGAAGGTCGTGTGCAGCGCCGACGCCGCGCCATGACCGTCCCGGGCCTCGCCCGTGAGGACTGGCGGATCATGTGTGACCTCGCGCACGCCGCGGGGCGCGGCGAGAAGTTCACGTACCCGGACTTCGCGGCGCTGCAGGCGGAGTTCTTCGCCGCGACGCGGGGTGGACGCGCCGACTACAGCGGCCTGAGTGCCGCGCGACTCGACGTTCAGACCTACCAGTGGCCCGTCACGCACGACGCCCATCCCGGCACGCCCCACCCGTACTTCGCGCCGTACCGCACCCCCACCGGCCGCGCCCGCCTGCACCCGGTCGCCATGCAGACCCCGCCGCGCGCGGCCCTGACCCTCACGACCGGCCGGATCGCCGGGCAGTACCAGAGCGGCACGCAGACCCGCCGCAACCCCGGCCTGAAAGGCGTGGCGGACGTTCAGATGCACCCCGACACGGCCCGTGTACACGGCCTCATGCACGGCCAGCCGGTCGTCCTGAGCGGCCCGGACGGCGAGACGACCCTGCCCGCCAACGTCACGCCAAAGGTGCGGCCCGGCGTGGCCTTCGTCGCCTTCCACTGGCCGTTCAGTGCCAACGAACTCACGAGCGCCACCACCCTCGACCCTCACAGCCGCATGCCGGCCTTCAAGTCTGCCGTCCTGAACGCGAGCGCCACGTCCCGCGCCTCCAGTCCCGCCCTCAGCACCGCCAGCCCCCCCGGATCACAGGTCCGGACCGCGTACCGCAAGGAGCCCTCATGA
- the nirB gene encoding nitrite reductase large subunit NirB yields the protein MQHIVIIGNGMVGHRLTEDLHARQPDLKITVISEERHVAYDRVQLSHHFDDPRPDLSLTTRDAYRERGVTWLHGRAEHVNRETRTVRTATHTVTYDTLVLATGSVPFVPPLANSGAPGIFVYRTLDDLDAMKRHAATARSGTVIGGGLLGLEAAAALQKLGLEASVVEFAPRLMPAQIDDAGGALLKRFIEEMGIRVLTSAATQELLLDERGRLRGLKFADGQELLTDMLVFSAGIRPRDDLARTMGLMVGERGGIMIDDHCRTSDPHVYAVGECALHAGRIYGLVAPGYTMARVAAASILGDDTVTFQGADMSTKLKLLGVDVGSFGDAFARTEGAREIAMHDNVAGTYKKLVLSHDNRLLGGVLVGDTSQYGDLASLARDGETLNVPAASLIVPAAAGHAPLSANPTVCSCEGVRHDALCAAVQGGAHDVAALKACTRAGTGCGGCLPNVRDILNAQLTLLGQTVDLSLCEHYPYTRQELFDLIRVRGHRSWDDVLHAHGRGQGCEICKPAVASILATQHNEYVLNPALAPLQDTNDAYLANIQKNGTYSVVPRVPGGEITPAKLVALGQVAEKYGLYCKITGGQRIDLLGARLDQLPGIWSELIAAGFESGHAYGKSLRTVKSCVGSTWCRYGVQDSTTLAVNLELRYRGLRSPHKFKAGVSGCTRECAEAQSKDFGLIATEHGWNLYVGGNGGVTPRHAQLLAQDLDEETVTRYLDRFLMYYVRTADRLQRTSTWLEKMDGGIDHLRDVIIHDTLGLADELEAAMRYHIDTYACEWQETLADKSRLTRFRHFVNSDDTDPAIQWVTERQQPRPAPSHEMTPLPMIAND from the coding sequence ATGCAGCACATCGTCATCATCGGCAACGGCATGGTCGGCCACCGCCTCACCGAAGACCTCCACGCCCGCCAGCCGGACCTGAAGATCACCGTCATCAGCGAGGAACGCCACGTCGCCTACGACCGCGTCCAGCTCAGCCACCACTTCGACGACCCCCGCCCCGACCTGTCCCTCACCACCCGGGACGCCTACCGTGAACGCGGCGTCACCTGGCTGCACGGCCGGGCCGAGCACGTCAACCGCGAAACACGCACCGTCCGCACCGCCACGCATACCGTCACGTACGACACCCTGGTCCTCGCGACCGGCAGCGTCCCCTTCGTACCGCCCCTCGCGAACAGTGGCGCGCCCGGCATCTTCGTGTACCGCACCCTCGACGACCTCGACGCCATGAAGCGCCACGCCGCCACCGCCAGGAGCGGCACCGTGATCGGCGGCGGCCTGCTCGGCCTGGAAGCCGCCGCCGCCCTGCAGAAACTCGGCCTGGAAGCCAGCGTGGTGGAGTTCGCGCCGCGCCTCATGCCCGCCCAGATCGACGACGCCGGCGGCGCCCTGCTGAAACGCTTCATCGAGGAGATGGGCATCCGCGTCCTCACGTCCGCCGCCACGCAGGAACTGCTGCTCGACGAACGCGGCCGCCTGCGCGGCCTGAAGTTCGCTGACGGACAGGAACTCCTCACCGACATGCTCGTCTTCTCCGCCGGCATCCGCCCACGCGACGACCTCGCCCGCACGATGGGCCTCATGGTCGGCGAGCGTGGCGGCATCATGATCGACGACCACTGCCGCACCTCCGACCCCCACGTGTACGCCGTCGGCGAGTGCGCCCTGCACGCGGGCCGCATCTACGGCCTCGTCGCGCCCGGCTACACCATGGCCCGCGTCGCCGCCGCCAGCATCCTCGGCGACGACACCGTCACCTTCCAGGGCGCCGACATGAGCACCAAACTCAAACTGCTCGGCGTGGACGTCGGCTCCTTCGGGGACGCCTTCGCCCGCACAGAAGGCGCGCGTGAGATCGCCATGCACGACAACGTGGCCGGCACCTACAAGAAACTGGTGCTCAGCCACGACAACCGCCTGCTGGGCGGCGTGCTCGTCGGCGACACCAGCCAGTACGGTGACCTCGCCAGCCTCGCCCGGGACGGCGAGACGCTCAACGTCCCGGCCGCCAGCCTGATCGTCCCGGCTGCAGCCGGACACGCGCCCCTCAGCGCCAACCCAACCGTGTGCAGCTGCGAAGGCGTGCGCCACGACGCGCTGTGCGCCGCGGTGCAGGGCGGCGCGCACGACGTCGCCGCACTCAAGGCCTGCACGCGCGCCGGGACCGGCTGCGGCGGCTGCCTCCCCAACGTCCGCGACATCCTCAACGCGCAGCTCACCCTGCTCGGACAGACGGTCGACCTCAGCCTCTGCGAGCACTACCCGTACACCCGCCAGGAACTCTTCGACCTGATCCGCGTGAGAGGCCACCGCAGCTGGGACGACGTGCTCCATGCGCACGGGCGCGGCCAGGGCTGCGAGATCTGCAAACCCGCCGTCGCCAGCATCCTCGCCACGCAGCACAACGAGTACGTCCTGAACCCCGCCCTCGCGCCCCTGCAGGACACCAACGACGCCTACCTCGCCAACATCCAGAAGAACGGCACCTACAGCGTCGTCCCGCGCGTCCCCGGCGGCGAGATCACGCCCGCCAAACTCGTGGCGCTCGGGCAGGTCGCCGAGAAGTACGGCCTGTACTGCAAGATCACCGGCGGGCAGCGCATCGACCTGCTCGGCGCGCGCCTCGACCAGCTGCCCGGCATCTGGAGCGAACTGATCGCCGCCGGATTCGAGAGCGGCCACGCCTACGGCAAGAGCCTGCGGACCGTGAAGAGCTGCGTCGGCAGCACCTGGTGCCGCTACGGCGTGCAGGACAGCACCACCCTCGCTGTGAACCTCGAACTGCGCTACCGCGGCCTCAGAAGCCCCCACAAGTTCAAGGCGGGTGTGTCCGGCTGCACCCGCGAGTGCGCCGAAGCGCAGAGCAAGGACTTCGGCCTGATCGCCACCGAGCACGGCTGGAACCTGTACGTGGGCGGCAACGGCGGCGTCACGCCCCGGCACGCGCAGCTCCTCGCACAGGACCTCGACGAGGAAACGGTGACGCGCTACCTCGACCGCTTCCTGATGTACTACGTGCGGACGGCCGACCGCCTGCAGCGCACCAGCACCTGGCTCGAAAAGATGGACGGCGGCATCGACCACCTGCGCGACGTGATCATCCACGACACGCTCGGGCTGGCCGACGAACTGGAGGCCGCCATGCGCTACCACATCGACACGTACGCCTGCGAGTGGCAGGAGACGCTGGCTGACAAGAGCCGCCTCACGCGCTTCCGGCACTTCGTGAACAGCGACGACACCGATCCCGCCATCCAGTGGGTCACGGAACGCCAGCAGCCGCGCCCCGCCCCCTCGCATGAAATGACGCCCCTCCCCATGATCGCCAACGACTGA
- the nirD gene encoding nitrite reductase small subunit NirD: MTQISTSTTSASTPELHWTCVCALGDILPGSGVCALVGGKQIAVFRVAGRVFALSNLDPFTNANVLSRGLTGSYTVDGQERFKVASPLLKHTFDLESGVCLSDASVRVPTYRVRVENDLPGTRVWIGDEWTGSAD, encoded by the coding sequence ATGACGCAAATCAGCACCTCCACCACCTCCGCCTCTACCCCCGAACTGCACTGGACGTGCGTCTGCGCGCTCGGCGACATCCTGCCGGGCAGCGGCGTGTGCGCCCTCGTCGGCGGAAAGCAGATCGCCGTGTTCCGCGTCGCGGGACGCGTCTTCGCCCTGTCCAACCTCGACCCCTTCACGAACGCCAACGTCCTCTCACGCGGCCTGACCGGCAGCTACACTGTGGACGGACAGGAGCGCTTCAAGGTCGCCTCCCCCCTGCTCAAGCACACCTTCGACCTGGAGAGCGGCGTCTGCCTCTCGGACGCCAGCGTGCGCGTCCCCACCTACCGGGTCCGGGTCGAGAACGACCTGCCCGGCACGCGGGTCTGGATAGGAGACGAATGGACTGGTTCGGCGGACTGA
- a CDS encoding uroporphyrinogen-III synthase, translated as MDWFGGLKVLSLETRRGTEMATLITKYGGIATTAPSMREDKQDISERLEAFAERVRNHPDRQVLVCMTGIGTRLFLLDLKKYAPDVYDTLSTLPILSRGTKPTQVLKAMGFTPQTAARPHTYREVQDSLLERTLSGQEITILEYGERTPPALTTALHEEGALPYPVPVYRCAFPEDPGPLEAAVRGTVAGEFQVLLLSSGTQAVHYLSCARQLGLETELRQALRGMVVASIGPACSEALGELRLPFDLEANPHKMGILVRAAAERAAGLLERKRAVLS; from the coding sequence ATGGACTGGTTCGGCGGACTGAAGGTACTGTCCCTGGAAACCCGGCGCGGCACGGAAATGGCCACCCTCATCACCAAGTACGGCGGGATCGCCACCACCGCCCCCAGCATGCGCGAGGACAAGCAGGACATCTCCGAACGCCTCGAAGCCTTCGCGGAGCGCGTACGGAATCACCCGGACCGGCAGGTGCTGGTGTGCATGACCGGCATCGGCACGCGCCTGTTCCTGCTGGACCTCAAGAAGTACGCCCCCGACGTGTATGACACCCTGAGTACCCTGCCGATCCTGTCGCGCGGCACCAAACCCACCCAGGTCCTCAAGGCGATGGGGTTCACGCCGCAGACGGCCGCCCGCCCACACACGTACCGCGAAGTGCAGGACAGCCTGCTGGAACGTACGCTGAGCGGCCAGGAGATCACCATCCTGGAGTACGGCGAGCGCACCCCGCCTGCCCTGACGACCGCCCTGCACGAAGAGGGCGCCCTCCCCTACCCGGTCCCCGTGTACCGCTGCGCCTTCCCCGAAGACCCCGGCCCGCTGGAAGCCGCGGTGCGCGGCACGGTCGCCGGGGAATTCCAGGTCCTGCTGCTGTCGAGCGGCACGCAGGCCGTGCATTACCTGAGCTGCGCGCGGCAACTCGGTCTGGAAACCGAACTGCGGCAGGCACTGCGCGGCATGGTGGTCGCCAGCATCGGCCCGGCCTGCAGCGAAGCGCTCGGCGAGCTGCGCCTCCCCTTCGACCTCGAAGCGAACCCGCACAAGATGGGCATCCTCGTGCGGGCCGCCGCGGAACGCGCCGCCGGCCTGCTGGAACGCAAACGCGCCGTCCTCAGCTGA
- a CDS encoding ParB/RepB/Spo0J family partition protein, producing MTRRKSAVGALNGIVANIAAADAGSVAPEQRLPVESIRVNAHVQPRRDFADDAHRTLTQSVTERGILQPLLVRPLKAGGYELVAGERRLRAAVASGLTDVPVVIREMSDDAAREAALIENLMREDLNVVDELDATLVLIAGRLNLTPDAVPGRLQALRRPTEDDAADLAVLETLFTQLGSGTWTSFAKNKLRILGWPQDVLAAMRSGGLPYYLAGQIATAEPALRQELLQMHQDGRSRAELLAHLRAGRTGTAQPARMKRLGQTLSSDRWYARLAADEQRAVQDWLASAPGVIRSLLAPEVSDT from the coding sequence ATGACCCGCCGCAAGAGCGCCGTCGGCGCCCTGAACGGCATCGTGGCGAACATCGCCGCAGCCGACGCGGGCAGCGTCGCGCCCGAACAGCGCCTGCCCGTCGAGAGCATCCGCGTGAACGCCCACGTGCAGCCGCGCCGCGACTTCGCGGACGACGCGCACCGGACCCTCACCCAGAGCGTCACGGAGCGCGGCATCCTGCAGCCGCTACTCGTCCGCCCCCTCAAGGCCGGCGGGTACGAACTCGTGGCCGGCGAACGCCGACTCCGCGCCGCTGTCGCCAGCGGCCTGACGGACGTGCCGGTCGTCATCCGCGAGATGAGCGACGACGCTGCGCGCGAGGCCGCCCTCATCGAGAACCTGATGCGCGAGGACCTGAACGTCGTGGACGAACTCGACGCGACGCTCGTCCTGATCGCGGGCCGCCTGAACCTCACGCCGGACGCCGTGCCGGGCCGCCTGCAGGCCCTGCGCCGCCCCACCGAGGACGACGCGGCAGACCTCGCCGTGCTCGAGACCCTGTTCACGCAGCTCGGCAGCGGCACCTGGACGTCCTTCGCGAAGAACAAGCTCCGCATTCTCGGCTGGCCGCAGGATGTGCTGGCCGCGATGCGTTCCGGCGGCCTCCCCTACTACCTCGCCGGACAGATCGCCACCGCTGAGCCCGCGCTGCGCCAGGAACTGCTGCAGATGCACCAGGACGGCCGCTCACGCGCGGAGCTGCTCGCGCACCTGCGGGCAGGCCGCACCGGGACCGCACAGCCAGCTCGGATGAAGCGCCTCGGGCAGACGCTCTCCTCGGACCGCTGGTACGCGCGTCTGGCGGCAGATGAGCAGCGCGCCGTACAGGACTGGCTGGCCTCCGCTCCCGGCGTGATCCGCAGCCTGCTCGCCCCCGAGGTCAGCGACACCTGA
- a CDS encoding ParA family protein: MITLTVFNHAGGAAKTSTVRDLGYAYAQQGLRVLLVDMDPQANLSSWLGVDADPDETVYRTLTENAPLPEPHDVFGLHLIPSTLGLAKAEAQLPGIIGGVAHLRDRLAEISDRYDLVLLDSPPSLGQLSLAACVAASALVVPVPTTHKGVGGLPAVHEMIATYRKLNPVLHVAWYLPTQYNAQTGHHREVLEVLRQNVKPLGSPITYRPAVYPDAHAQAMPVSAYQPGGPADREIRRAADELAAVLNLKVARA; the protein is encoded by the coding sequence ATGATCACCCTCACCGTCTTCAATCACGCCGGCGGGGCCGCCAAGACCTCCACAGTCCGTGACCTCGGGTACGCGTACGCGCAGCAGGGCCTGCGGGTGCTGCTCGTCGACATGGACCCACAGGCGAACCTCAGTTCCTGGCTCGGCGTGGACGCCGACCCCGACGAAACCGTCTACCGAACCCTCACCGAGAACGCCCCGCTGCCCGAACCGCACGACGTGTTCGGCCTGCACCTCATTCCCAGCACCCTCGGACTCGCGAAGGCCGAAGCGCAACTGCCCGGCATCATCGGCGGGGTGGCGCACCTGCGTGACCGGCTCGCCGAGATCAGCGACCGCTACGACCTCGTGCTGCTCGACAGCCCGCCCAGCCTCGGCCAGCTGAGCCTCGCCGCCTGCGTCGCCGCGTCCGCACTGGTCGTCCCCGTTCCCACCACACACAAGGGCGTGGGCGGCCTGCCCGCCGTACACGAAATGATCGCCACGTACCGCAAGCTAAACCCCGTCCTGCACGTCGCATGGTACCTGCCGACCCAGTACAACGCGCAGACCGGACACCACCGCGAAGTGCTGGAAGTGCTGCGCCAGAACGTCAAACCGCTCGGTTCGCCCATCACGTACCGTCCGGCCGTCTACCCCGACGCGCACGCGCAGGCCATGCCGGTCAGCGCCTACCAGCCGGGCGGCCCGGCCGACCGCGAGATCCGCCGCGCGGCCGACGAACTCGCCGCCGTACTCAACCTGAAGGTGGCCCGGGCATGA